The sequence below is a genomic window from Tenuifilum sp. 4138str.
AGGACGATAGCCGGTCGCCTGGTGCGGGAGCTGGAACGGAAGCTTACACCCAACAGCAGGTATCAAGCAGATTTACAGCTATTTTCGCAGGTTTTGATGCAACGGAAGGACAGTAAGAAAAAGATTTACTCCATCCATGAGCCGGAGGTGGTGTGCATCTCCAAGGGGAAGGAGCACAAGAAGTATGAGTTTGGCAACAAGGCATCGTTTGCAAAGACCGACAGCGGGGTTATAGTGGGGGCGCTAGGGTTCAGGGACCAGTACGATGGGCATACGCTAAAGCCAACGCTTGAGCAGGTAGAACGGCTAACGGGAAGAATGCCGCAAAGGGTGAAGGTAGACAGGGGGTACAAGGGCTGTAAACAGCTAGGGGATACGGAGGTTCTAATTCCGTCAACCCCATGCAGGTCAGCGAGTTACTACCAGCGCAGAAAGCTAAGCGAAAGGCACAAGAAACGTGCCGGGATTGAGCCCATCATAGGACACCTGAAGGCCGATCATCGCCTCAGCCGCAACTTTTACAAGGGGGTATTAGGCGATAACATCAATATCATGCTGGCAGCCGCAGCATTTAACTTCAAAAGGGTTATGAACAGGTGGAAGAAAAAAATTTCCCATTTCTTCCAAACACTATTTTTCTTTTTACATGCACTCCTTTCCCCTTCCCATGTTTTTTTTATCCTCAAGAAAAAATTTAAACCCGACTTTTTAAGGGACGACTA
It includes:
- a CDS encoding IS5 family transposase, with product MAPKGKDQSQGSLFFSLRDTLNPKHPLFVLANQIQWDTFEKAFRGLYCADNGRPAKPIRLMVGLLILKHVRNLSDESVVEQWSENNYFQYFTGENSFVPTVPCEASELVHFRRRIGESGVGLILKESIRVNGKDSLDSNVNVDTTVQEKNITFPTDAKLHRKIIQKCKAIAQKEGIELRQSYSRTLKKLGQAQRFRNHPRNRSKAQKADRKVRTIAGRLVRELERKLTPNSRYQADLQLFSQVLMQRKDSKKKIYSIHEPEVVCISKGKEHKKYEFGNKASFAKTDSGVIVGALGFRDQYDGHTLKPTLEQVERLTGRMPQRVKVDRGYKGCKQLGDTEVLIPSTPCRSASYYQRRKLSERHKKRAGIEPIIGHLKADHRLSRNFYKGVLGDNINIMLAAAAFNFKRVMNRWKKKISHFFQTLFFFLHALLSPSHVFFILKKKFKPDFLRDD